A section of the Clostridium omnivorum genome encodes:
- a CDS encoding HAMP domain-containing sensor histidine kinase, translated as MRKRSHSKLWIRFTVGVIFITFTVFSLMAAIALISFYYGYFPQHRNPIVPIISMVFFCMIISTFFTLIIGHRILRPIETLIDATKKVAKGDFSVRLDENYPEDEIRDMNLHFNKMIDELNGIETLRNDFIVNVSHEFKTPIASIEGYATLLQDPLLIEEERKEYTQMILDSAAQLSSLSGNILKLSEFESQKIMPEKKSFSLDEQIRQALLFLEGKWSKKNLEIDLELPIINYFGNEEFLMQVWLNIYGNAIKFTPESGKIYTSIKEYDNRIYVSISDTGSGMTEEVQKHIFEKFYQGDRTRHSEGNGLGLTLVKRILDLLGGSIEVQSEIGIGTTFTVCLPLES; from the coding sequence ATGAGAAAAAGATCTCATTCTAAGCTATGGATACGGTTTACTGTTGGCGTTATTTTTATTACTTTTACTGTTTTTTCTTTAATGGCTGCTATTGCACTTATATCATTCTACTATGGCTATTTTCCACAGCATCGGAATCCAATAGTTCCAATTATTTCAATGGTATTTTTCTGCATGATTATCTCAACTTTTTTTACTCTTATAATTGGACATAGGATACTACGCCCTATAGAAACTTTAATTGATGCTACGAAAAAAGTAGCTAAAGGTGACTTCAGCGTCAGACTAGATGAAAACTATCCTGAGGATGAAATTCGTGATATGAATCTGCATTTTAATAAGATGATTGATGAATTAAATGGAATTGAAACCTTAAGAAATGATTTTATAGTGAATGTTTCTCATGAGTTTAAAACTCCTATTGCTTCTATTGAGGGCTACGCTACATTATTACAGGATCCATTATTGATAGAGGAAGAACGTAAAGAATATACTCAAATGATTCTTGATAGTGCTGCACAGCTTTCTTCTCTTTCAGGGAATATACTTAAGCTTTCTGAATTTGAATCACAGAAAATTATGCCTGAAAAGAAAAGTTTCTCGCTAGATGAACAAATAAGACAAGCGCTGCTATTCCTTGAAGGCAAATGGTCAAAAAAGAACCTAGAAATAGATCTTGAACTGCCAATAATAAATTACTTTGGAAATGAAGAATTTTTGATGCAAGTATGGCTTAATATTTATGGAAATGCAATTAAATTCACACCTGAAAGCGGCAAAATCTATACCTCTATAAAAGAATATGATAATAGAATTTATGTTTCTATATCAGATACAGGCAGCGGAATGACTGAAGAAGTGCAGAAACATATTTTTGAAAAGTTTTATCAAGGTGACCGCACCAGGCACTCTGAGGGGAATGGTCTAGGGTTGACACTGGTTAAGAGGATTCTGGATTTATTGGGGGGATCTATAGAAGTGCAAAGCGAAATAGGAATAGGTACTACTTTTACTGTATGTTTGCCATTAGAGAGTTAA
- a CDS encoding glycoside hydrolase family 2 protein, whose amino-acid sequence MKTKWGEILDKNNILKEYPRPQMERDSYLNLNGLWEYAITETESIPDKFHGDILVPFSPESELSGVTLSKPLTPTETLWYKRTVKLPPVFNVGRVILHFGAVDQTATVYINGTQVCSHVGGYTSFSVDITNYLMESNLIVVKVRDFTDTTYHSRGKQKTERGGMWYTPQSGIWQTVWMESVPNDYISSLRITPLFDESAVELIVTSKSSKLCHARVGKTMISFLSNQSARLPMKGFMPWTPESPQLYDLVVTLGKDCVKSYFGMRKFSVEVDDSGVKRLFLNNKPYFHNGLLDQGYYSDGMYTAPSDEAMIFDIETAKKMGFNMLRKHIKIEPLRWYYHCDRIGMLVWQDMINGGGDYRRIIVTYPLMTCIHIKDSHYKWFAREDEEGRKQYYKELDEMIKHLYNSVSIAMWVPFNEGWGQFDAKEAVNRILSIDSTRTIDHASGWHDQKVGDIKSHHVYFKEYKFKKDKLKRAVILSEFGGYNCRIKGHCFSENDYGYKKFDTPEVLFEAYKELYQDEIIPARDKGLSAAVYTQLTDVEDELNGLITYDRKVIKMDVEKIKKINNRLEGV is encoded by the coding sequence ATGAAAACAAAATGGGGAGAAATTCTTGATAAAAATAATATATTGAAAGAATATCCTAGGCCACAAATGGAAAGAGACAGTTACTTAAACTTAAATGGGCTATGGGAATATGCTATTACTGAAACTGAAAGTATTCCAGATAAATTTCATGGAGACATTCTAGTTCCATTTTCACCTGAAAGTGAGCTCAGTGGAGTGACACTTTCAAAACCACTGACACCAACTGAAACGCTATGGTATAAGCGTACTGTAAAGTTACCTCCTGTTTTCAATGTGGGAAGAGTAATTTTGCATTTTGGTGCTGTTGATCAAACTGCAACCGTCTATATTAATGGAACTCAGGTGTGCTCCCATGTAGGCGGGTATACTTCTTTTAGTGTGGATATTACTAATTATTTAATGGAAAGCAATCTAATAGTGGTAAAGGTGAGGGACTTTACAGATACCACCTACCATTCTCGCGGTAAACAAAAGACTGAAAGAGGAGGAATGTGGTACACTCCACAAAGTGGAATATGGCAGACCGTATGGATGGAAAGTGTGCCAAATGACTATATCAGTTCGTTGCGTATAACGCCTCTATTTGATGAAAGTGCTGTGGAACTTATAGTGACTTCAAAGAGCTCAAAGCTGTGCCATGCAAGAGTAGGCAAAACTATGATTTCATTTCTATCCAACCAGTCAGCTAGGCTGCCTATGAAAGGATTTATGCCATGGACACCGGAAAGTCCCCAGCTTTATGATCTAGTAGTTACTTTGGGGAAAGACTGCGTAAAAAGCTATTTTGGCATGCGAAAATTTTCTGTAGAGGTAGATGATAGTGGAGTAAAACGGCTATTTTTAAATAACAAGCCTTATTTTCACAATGGATTATTAGATCAAGGCTATTACAGTGATGGCATGTATACTGCTCCTTCTGATGAAGCAATGATTTTTGATATAGAAACTGCAAAGAAAATGGGCTTTAATATGCTGCGAAAGCATATTAAAATTGAGCCTCTTCGCTGGTATTATCATTGTGACCGAATAGGAATGCTAGTGTGGCAGGATATGATTAATGGTGGTGGTGACTATAGAAGAATAATAGTTACATATCCATTGATGACCTGTATTCATATTAAGGATTCGCATTATAAGTGGTTTGCCAGGGAGGATGAAGAGGGGCGAAAACAATATTATAAGGAACTTGATGAGATGATAAAGCATTTGTATAATTCCGTATCCATTGCAATGTGGGTTCCTTTTAATGAGGGATGGGGACAGTTTGATGCAAAGGAAGCAGTTAATCGAATTTTGAGTATAGATTCAACTCGTACAATAGACCATGCCAGCGGCTGGCACGATCAAAAAGTTGGAGATATAAAAAGCCACCATGTATATTTTAAAGAGTATAAGTTTAAAAAAGATAAGCTTAAGCGTGCTGTTATTTTATCTGAGTTCGGAGGATACAACTGCCGTATAAAAGGTCATTGCTTCAGTGAAAATGATTATGGTTATAAAAAATTTGATACACCTGAAGTATTATTTGAAGCTTATAAGGAGCTTTATCAGGATGAAATTATACCTGCAAGAGATAAAGGACTTAGTGCAGCTGTATATACCCAGCTTACAGATGTAGAGGATGAATTAAATGGCTTGATTACCTATGATAGAAAAGTAATAAAGATGGACGTAGAAAAGATAAAAAAAATTAATAATAGGTTAGAAGGCGTTTAA
- the manA gene encoding mannose-6-phosphate isomerase, class I — protein MSSIIKLKPVFKERIWGGTRLRDYFGYDIPSENTGECWAISALSSGDCEIEDGEFKGKTLSWLYKNHRELFGGIENPEFPLLVKLIDAADNLSIQVHPDDKYAREVEKQQFGKTEAWYIIEADEDTVLEIGHNANSKEELHDMIENKKFQKLLNYKPIKAGDFFYIPSGTVHAICKDTLIYEIQQSSDITYRLYDYDRLDKKTDKPRELHTSKSIDVITVPQKIDTTAIPTVEADEGHQKIVYIENEYFSTYKYDVKDKVKLLNESFLLCTVMEGSGSIGDKEIKKGDNFIVPAECKDMLVVGNISIMISTM, from the coding sequence ATGAGCAGTATTATAAAATTAAAGCCGGTTTTTAAGGAGAGAATATGGGGAGGAACAAGGCTAAGAGATTATTTTGGCTATGATATACCTTCAGAGAATACTGGTGAATGCTGGGCAATATCAGCACTAAGTAGCGGTGATTGTGAAATAGAAGATGGCGAATTTAAGGGAAAAACTTTATCTTGGTTATATAAAAATCACAGGGAACTTTTTGGAGGTATTGAAAATCCGGAGTTTCCTCTATTGGTAAAGCTTATCGATGCAGCAGATAATCTTTCAATACAGGTTCATCCTGATGACAAATATGCTAGGGAAGTAGAAAAGCAACAATTTGGTAAAACTGAAGCCTGGTATATCATTGAAGCAGATGAGGATACAGTTTTAGAAATAGGACACAATGCTAATTCAAAAGAAGAATTACATGATATGATAGAGAATAAGAAATTTCAAAAGTTGCTGAATTATAAACCTATAAAGGCTGGAGATTTCTTTTACATACCTTCAGGAACAGTGCATGCCATTTGTAAGGATACTTTAATATACGAAATACAACAGTCTTCTGATATAACCTATCGATTATACGACTACGATAGGCTTGATAAGAAAACTGATAAACCAAGAGAACTTCATACTTCAAAGTCCATAGATGTGATAACTGTGCCTCAAAAAATTGATACAACTGCTATACCAACTGTTGAAGCTGATGAGGGGCACCAAAAGATAGTTTATATTGAAAACGAATATTTTAGTACTTATAAATATGATGTGAAGGATAAAGTGAAATTACTTAATGAATCTTTCTTACTCTGTACAGTGATGGAAGGCAGCGGCAGTATTGGAGATAAAGAAATTAAGAAGGGTGATAACTTCATTGTACCTGCTGAATGCAAAGATATGCTAGTTGTTGGAAATATATCTATTATGATTTCAACAATGTAA
- a CDS encoding response regulator transcription factor → MLTILVVEDDNKLCKLFCTVLSKNGYRTLSAEDGMKAWDILEKEYVDLIISDIMMPNMDGYEFTKSLRDTNSEIPILMITAKEDFLAKKRGFMAGTDDYMVKPIDVNEMVLRVGALLRRAKIVHERKQIVGQTILDYDSLSVSRGEESIELPQKEFYLLYKLVAYPNKIFTRQQLMDEIWGINSESDIQTIDVHVNRIRRHLQSNPDFEIITVRGLGYKAVKK, encoded by the coding sequence TTGCTTACAATTTTAGTAGTAGAAGATGATAATAAATTATGTAAATTATTTTGTACTGTGCTCTCAAAAAATGGCTATCGAACCTTGAGTGCAGAGGATGGAATGAAGGCATGGGATATATTAGAGAAAGAATATGTAGATTTGATTATTTCAGATATTATGATGCCTAATATGGATGGATATGAATTTACAAAATCTCTTAGAGATACTAATTCAGAAATACCTATTCTTATGATTACAGCTAAAGAAGATTTTCTAGCAAAAAAGCGGGGATTCATGGCTGGCACCGATGATTATATGGTAAAACCTATTGATGTAAATGAAATGGTACTTCGGGTAGGGGCATTACTTAGGCGTGCAAAAATTGTTCATGAAAGAAAGCAGATAGTCGGACAGACCATTCTTGATTATGATTCACTTTCGGTTTCAAGAGGAGAAGAATCTATTGAGCTTCCTCAGAAGGAATTTTATTTACTTTATAAGTTAGTTGCTTATCCAAATAAAATATTTACAAGGCAGCAGCTTATGGATGAAATCTGGGGTATCAATAGCGAATCTGATATTCAGACAATAGATGTCCATGTAAACAGGATAAGAAGACATCTACAAAGTAACCCGGACTTTGAAATTATAACTGTACGCGGACTTGGATATAAGGCGGTGAAAAAATGA
- a CDS encoding ROK family protein has translation MYTIGIDIGGTNTRVALISKNEILEKYVFSTNINNSYENTNEILKIVKSLAEKVEIEGIGISCPGPLDLIAKTILNPPNLPGWKNYKIVEEISKATGLPTYIENDANIAALAEYLLIKEKPISLQFLTISTGIGAGFVHQGKIYRGAHGFAQEVFNIVVKPGAYSYGNYNSGALESVSSGSGIYKQALARGLQVGNTKDVFDLREKGNEEAAEIIEEAVEALAVGIASIIQIMDPEITVLSGSLVLNNQWIINELENRVKEKVHQDLKDKISIKLSEQNGDSGLIGAGYIATAEYNL, from the coding sequence ATGTATACAATAGGAATCGATATTGGTGGAACTAATACAAGGGTAGCACTGATAAGTAAAAATGAAATATTAGAAAAGTATGTATTCTCAACAAATATAAATAATTCTTACGAAAATACTAATGAGATTCTAAAAATAGTTAAATCTTTGGCTGAAAAAGTAGAAATAGAAGGTATAGGTATATCTTGTCCTGGACCTTTAGATTTAATTGCAAAAACAATACTGAATCCTCCAAATTTGCCAGGATGGAAGAACTATAAAATAGTAGAAGAAATAAGTAAAGCTACAGGACTACCTACTTATATTGAGAATGATGCCAATATAGCTGCATTAGCTGAATATTTATTGATAAAAGAAAAGCCTATTTCACTTCAATTTCTAACAATCTCAACAGGTATTGGAGCAGGCTTTGTTCACCAGGGTAAGATTTATAGAGGTGCTCATGGCTTTGCGCAGGAAGTATTTAATATAGTTGTTAAACCTGGTGCATATTCCTATGGTAACTATAATTCTGGGGCATTAGAATCTGTTTCAAGTGGATCAGGAATATATAAGCAGGCATTAGCTAGAGGCCTACAGGTAGGAAATACAAAGGATGTATTTGATTTAAGAGAAAAAGGTAATGAGGAAGCTGCAGAAATAATAGAAGAAGCAGTAGAAGCCTTGGCAGTTGGAATAGCTTCAATTATTCAAATTATGGACCCTGAAATAACAGTACTGAGCGGAAGTTTAGTGTTAAATAATCAATGGATAATAAATGAACTGGAAAATAGGGTAAAGGAAAAGGTTCATCAAGACTTAAAGGATAAAATTAGTATTAAGTTAAGTGAACAAAATGGAGATTCAGGACTTATAGGTGCTGGTTATATTGCAACTGCTGAATATAATTTGTAA
- a CDS encoding efflux RND transporter periplasmic adaptor subunit has translation MKKKIIIGVILAALIAGAFVFRPTATKARDANTVQTFTLKKSNLVNSVLVSGTITSSDSKNVYSTVTNYPVKKVNFKVGDKVKTGDVLAQLDTTNLELDIKQAELNLKNAEESLKTEEATNKYNLQNATNNVESSKLDLDNSKSSYDKVKMLYDEGKSTSDDLSKAELTLKKSQIAYDNATASLNNVKNKNSNASKNSIESQKAALEKQKQTLNNSKITAPIDGTITLVNAKENNSAAGLLFVIEDTDNLIVSTAIGEYDIASVKVGQDVIIKSDSTGDKEFEGTVSKIAPTAAKDANGNTASSSNVQFDTQVTLKDKNPNMKIGMNVRLTIKLNEKNDVFSVPYDAIVADADGSQYIYVIDSTQKDSKSKDTAKKIKVEKGMETDMYIEIISTDLKDGMNIETNPKDSSKVTK, from the coding sequence ATGAAAAAGAAGATTATTATAGGTGTAATTTTAGCTGCACTCATAGCAGGAGCATTTGTATTTAGACCAACTGCTACAAAGGCACGCGATGCAAATACTGTTCAAACTTTTACCTTAAAAAAATCAAATCTTGTAAACTCAGTTTTAGTGTCTGGAACTATTACTAGCAGCGATAGCAAAAATGTATATTCAACAGTAACAAACTATCCTGTAAAGAAAGTAAATTTTAAGGTTGGTGATAAAGTAAAAACTGGTGATGTGCTTGCACAACTTGACACAACGAACCTGGAACTAGATATAAAACAAGCTGAGTTAAATCTAAAAAATGCTGAGGAGTCACTAAAAACTGAAGAAGCTACTAATAAATATAATTTGCAGAATGCAACAAACAATGTGGAATCGTCAAAACTAGACCTAGATAATTCTAAGAGCAGCTATGATAAGGTTAAGATGCTTTATGATGAAGGAAAAAGTACTTCAGACGACCTTTCAAAAGCAGAATTAACCTTAAAAAAATCTCAGATTGCTTACGATAATGCCACAGCATCATTAAACAATGTAAAAAATAAAAACAGTAATGCATCAAAAAACAGCATAGAAAGTCAAAAGGCAGCTCTTGAAAAACAAAAGCAAACTTTAAATAATTCCAAAATAACTGCTCCTATTGATGGAACGATTACTCTAGTAAATGCAAAAGAAAATAACTCTGCAGCCGGCTTGCTGTTTGTTATTGAAGATACTGATAATTTGATTGTATCAACAGCAATAGGTGAATATGATATAGCTTCTGTAAAAGTTGGACAAGATGTAATTATTAAATCCGACAGCACAGGGGACAAAGAATTTGAAGGGACTGTATCAAAAATTGCACCTACTGCAGCTAAAGATGCTAATGGAAATACTGCTTCCTCCTCCAATGTTCAATTTGATACTCAGGTTACTTTGAAAGATAAAAACCCTAATATGAAAATAGGGATGAATGTGAGATTAACCATAAAACTAAATGAAAAAAATGATGTCTTCTCTGTTCCATACGATGCTATAGTTGCAGATGCAGATGGCAGTCAATACATTTATGTTATTGATTCCACACAAAAAGATAGCAAGTCGAAAGATACTGCTAAAAAAATAAAGGTTGAAAAGGGTATGGAAACAGATATGTATATAGAAATAATTTCTACAGATTTAAAAGATGGTATGAATATTGAGACTAATCCTAAAGATAGCTCAAAAGTAACAAAATAG
- a CDS encoding ABC transporter ATP-binding protein, which produces MIEVKNLGKKYFINTPNELLVLDNISLRIEDGEFVALVGASGSGKSTFMNIIGALDKPTSGEYSIDGIPVQSMTQDELSDIRGKKIGFVFQNFNLMGRSNALKNVELPMLYAGINSKERTRRAKELLEVVGMGNRMDHMPNELSGGQKQRVAIARSLVNDPSIILADEPTGALDSKTGDLVMDIFKKIHREKKKTILLITHSMEIAQMAQRIITIKDGRILSDMPNSAVS; this is translated from the coding sequence ATGATTGAAGTAAAAAATCTAGGAAAAAAATATTTTATTAATACCCCTAACGAGCTGCTAGTGTTAGATAATATTAGTTTAAGAATTGAAGACGGTGAATTTGTTGCCCTTGTGGGGGCTTCCGGATCAGGCAAATCTACCTTTATGAATATTATAGGTGCCCTTGATAAGCCAACCTCTGGTGAATATTCCATAGATGGAATACCAGTTCAAAGCATGACTCAAGATGAGCTTTCTGATATAAGAGGTAAAAAAATAGGCTTTGTTTTTCAAAACTTTAATCTAATGGGTAGGTCAAATGCTCTAAAAAATGTTGAATTACCTATGCTCTATGCAGGTATAAACTCAAAGGAACGCACCAGGCGAGCAAAAGAACTTCTAGAAGTTGTTGGAATGGGAAATAGAATGGACCATATGCCAAATGAACTTTCAGGAGGACAAAAGCAGAGAGTTGCAATAGCACGTTCTCTTGTTAATGATCCATCCATTATACTTGCGGATGAGCCAACAGGTGCTCTTGATTCAAAAACTGGCGATTTAGTTATGGACATCTTTAAAAAAATTCATAGAGAAAAGAAGAAAACTATACTTCTAATTACCCACAGCATGGAAATTGCACAGATGGCACAGAGAATTATTACAATCAAAGACGGCAGAATACTAAGTGATATGCCTAATAGTGCCGTCTCTTAA
- a CDS encoding nitroreductase family protein: MDFSTLSKERRSIRNYLDKKVDRELIDKCLDVALLAPSARNSQPWKFIVIDEEQVLSKIKECTSDDDYHLNLFTRNAPAMVAVVNEGLNYMPTNRGKMKGDDYSKSDVGAAIAMFCLKAAELSLGTCIIGSFDAKSVKELLGIPENKGLDLMITIGYPADDKIATKVCKQRENSVSYNKY, from the coding sequence GTGGATTTTTCAACACTCTCCAAAGAGAGACGAAGTATTAGAAATTATCTTGATAAAAAAGTAGATAGAGAACTAATTGATAAGTGCCTTGATGTGGCCTTGTTAGCACCATCTGCACGTAATTCTCAGCCTTGGAAGTTCATTGTAATAGATGAGGAACAGGTTCTTTCCAAAATTAAAGAGTGTACATCAGATGATGACTACCATTTAAATCTGTTTACTAGGAATGCTCCAGCCATGGTTGCAGTGGTAAATGAAGGTTTAAATTATATGCCAACGAATAGAGGAAAAATGAAGGGTGATGACTATTCAAAGAGCGATGTAGGCGCTGCTATTGCAATGTTTTGCTTAAAGGCTGCAGAGCTTTCACTTGGAACATGTATTATTGGTTCCTTTGATGCAAAGAGTGTAAAAGAGCTTCTAGGAATACCTGAAAATAAAGGCTTGGATTTAATGATAACTATTGGTTATCCTGCTGATGATAAAATTGCAACTAAGGTTTGCAAGCAAAGGGAAAATTCAGTTTCATATAATAAATATTAA
- a CDS encoding ABC transporter permease, whose translation MFFKENMLLALESLRANKMRAFLTMLGIIIGIASVIAILSVGNSLSSSVTTQMQGMGTNNFMVNVREKSTQSGTSQRQNNGPNMVASGSTAEDKDLLTMDMLDAFKEKYKDQIEAISVSDSVGNGQVKDGRLYANASVSGVNAGYMAVNSVEMINGRFINNSDIAGRKSVAVVSDKLVKNIFGDNVNPIGKEIKFYASDGIKTYIIIGVYKYSESSMFSMASTSSEKDTRTPVYIPVSLAKMDKTTKNYSSATIMSKANVNSDVFKKNAENFFAKYYVKNPKWEASVFSMSSQIATVSSMLSTISIAISVIAAISLLVGGIGVMNIMLVSVTERTKEIGTRKALGAKNFHIRLQFITEAMILSLVGGIIGLILGLLMGTLGSSLMGTTPVFSIPTIILTILFSISIGVFFGYYPANKAAKLDPIDALRYE comes from the coding sequence ATGTTCTTTAAAGAAAATATGCTTTTAGCTTTAGAAAGCTTGCGTGCTAACAAGATGAGAGCATTTCTGACCATGCTTGGTATAATAATAGGAATAGCATCAGTGATAGCAATATTGTCAGTAGGAAATTCTCTCTCCTCTTCTGTTACAACACAGATGCAGGGTATGGGTACAAATAATTTTATGGTAAACGTACGGGAAAAAAGCACTCAGTCAGGTACATCCCAGCGTCAAAATAACGGACCAAATATGGTGGCATCGGGATCTACTGCAGAAGATAAGGATTTATTAACTATGGATATGCTTGATGCCTTTAAAGAAAAGTATAAAGACCAAATAGAAGCTATCAGCGTTAGTGACTCTGTGGGCAACGGGCAGGTAAAAGACGGAAGGCTCTATGCAAATGCTTCTGTTTCAGGTGTCAATGCTGGATATATGGCGGTTAATAGCGTAGAAATGATCAATGGAAGATTTATTAATAACAGTGATATCGCTGGACGTAAAAGTGTAGCTGTAGTTTCAGATAAGCTTGTAAAAAACATATTTGGTGACAATGTGAATCCTATTGGCAAAGAAATTAAATTTTATGCCTCAGACGGCATAAAAACATATATAATCATAGGAGTTTACAAATACTCTGAGTCTTCTATGTTTTCAATGGCATCTACATCTTCGGAAAAAGACACACGAACTCCTGTATATATACCTGTTTCACTTGCGAAGATGGATAAGACTACAAAAAACTATTCCTCAGCAACTATTATGAGTAAAGCCAATGTTAACTCTGATGTATTTAAAAAAAATGCAGAAAATTTTTTTGCTAAATATTACGTAAAAAATCCAAAGTGGGAAGCAAGTGTGTTTAGTATGTCCAGTCAAATTGCAACTGTGAGCTCAATGCTTTCCACAATATCAATAGCAATTTCTGTTATTGCTGCTATATCACTTTTGGTGGGCGGCATTGGGGTTATGAATATAATGCTTGTATCTGTTACGGAGAGAACAAAAGAAATTGGTACTAGAAAAGCTTTGGGTGCCAAGAATTTTCATATCCGTCTACAATTCATAACAGAAGCTATGATACTATCACTTGTTGGTGGAATAATTGGATTAATTCTTGGACTTTTAATGGGAACCTTAGGAAGCTCATTAATGGGAACTACACCTGTATTCTCAATACCTACAATAATTCTTACTATACTTTTTTCAATATCCATAGGTGTTTTCTTCGGTTATTATCCTGCAAATAAAGCCGCAAAACTCGATCCTATTGATGCATTAAGATATGAATAA